TTCCGGATAGCGGGCGATCAGTTGCACGATTTGCTGCTGGGTAAACAGTTGTGCCTGATGGTCACCACAGATTTCAAAGGTGTCCGCGAGCCGGTGCAGGGTTTCGACATAATCCCACGAGTCAGGGATGGTGGCCTTGGCGCGGTGCACCGCCCACACGGCCACGGCAACCGCCTCTAATTGCAGGGCGTCGCGGGTCTGCTGCGGTTCATGCAGCGATAATTCAGCTATCGCAATACTGAGCTGGCCGGCAATGTGGTACAGGGTTGGTTGGGTTTCGTCGAGATGTGCTTTAGCATCGGCGAAAATTTCCCGTAATGCAGCGACTTTGGCGGCTGCTTGGGTGCTGTCGTCAGGGTGTGCGGACTCATGAACATTCCCTGGGGAAGTCATCGACTCTCCACCTCCTCAAGGGGAAGTTCGCGGGACAATTTGTACACCGCGAAGGGCAAGCGTTTTCCAGCTCCGCCGGTATCTCTGGCGGGCAACCGGATGATGCGTCACCGATGTGACGCGTCTGGGTGGTCGCTGCAACGGTGCGGTCGCTGCGGTGTGACCACACTGCTATCCCTATCAACCTGTGCATCACTGCGGCCACTGTGATCGCTGTCTGTGAATGCAGCGATCCTTGTAGCGGCTGCTTGCCAGCGCAGTGAAGCCCGGGAATGCTCCCCACTGTATCAGTAATCATCATCCCATTGCTAGAGCAACAAAATATGCCCTCAACTGCGGAAATCCGCGGCACAAAAACAGTGCAATCCTGGCTGTTTTCAACCCCAGCTAGCCCCGGTACCATCTCCGCCACCGACCCCTTATCATGCGTAGCTCTTGCCAATTTCGTCCGTAAATACACACAACTTGGGTGGTGCTCTCCAGCCACGGCACCCCACACGGCGAACTATCTCCCCACCCAGGGGCGCAACAGCACCGGTTACCTTTGAGCGTGTGTACCGGTATCTTGTTGTGCCGATGCATCACCTAGCGGCACGAGCACTGTATCGGCACCTGGCTCAGCCACAATGCCATGGGTGCGCCGCAACTCGGCACGTTCCTGCAGACGTTGTTTCCTGGCATCCGCCGCCGCCTGCTCGGCACAGGCAGCAATCATTGATTCATCCCAATCGAGACAATCAAACGGATCACCTTCAACCAGCAACGGATCATCTTCTTCAAACGACCGCACCCGACCAGGGCCGGTGGTCCGCGACTCGAAACGAACCGTCACCACCCCATGCCCAATGCCCTGCACCCAGCCGGAACCATAGCGCAAATGAAACACATCCGCAGTTGGCTGAAACCGCAGCCCAGGTTGCACTGCCCGCCGCATTTCACCTTCCGCCGGGAGACTTCCCGGCAACGACTCTTGCACACTGCTGCCCCGCACCCCAGCCTCGTAAGTCTCCACCTGCGACTCAGCAGACCGCAGCTGATCCAACTCGGGGAAAAACACATCCTGCACCGCCGCATCTAACCCGGAAAAACTCACCCCCACCAACCGGATCGGACCGGTCTCTGCGATCGGGCGGGTGGCCGCATGCGCCAGGTTGCGCAATGTTTGCCGATCATCGGTGGCATACGTCAGCGACTGGGAACGACTCGACTGTGAAAAATCGGCACGTTTCTGTTTCACCGTAACCGTTTTCGCGCCGCGACCATCAGCAACCAGTCTGCGATAGGCACCTGCAAACGCCCGATCAACAGCCTCCCGCACACCCGGATCAGTAATAATATCCGTCGGATAGGTGTGCTCTTGGGATACTTGCTTCGCCATCGCCCGCGGCACCACCGGACGATTATCGACACCATTGGCAAACTCCCACAATTGGCGCCCCACTGAAGAACCCACAAGAGTTGCCGCCATCGACTGGCGGAGCCCGGCAAACTGACCAATGGTTGCAACTCCGTGCGCCGCAAGTTTCTGTGCAGCAACAGGACCTACCCCCCACAGTGCAGTAACCGGCAGCGGCCACACCTTAGTGGCCAAATCCTGTTGGGCAATCACTGCAGTACCGGCAGGTTTCGCCAACCCGGAGGCAATTTTTGCCAACTGTTTCCCCGGACCTATCCCCACCGATGCCGGCAAACCCACTTCGGTGGCGATACAGTCTCGAAGCTCATCACCAAACGCTGCCGCCGCAGCAACAGTCGCTTGTTGCAAAGCCGGCGGCTCAATAAACGCCTCATCCACGCTTAACTGTTCAATCACCCCATAACGCTCAGCTAACAGCTGAAAAATACGGTGCGACAACACCGAATACACCGGTTTACGGGGAGCCACCGTCACCGCCCGCAGCCCACAACACGCCCGCGCCTGCACCATCGGCTGTGCAGAATGCGCCCCTAAAGCACGCGCCTCATAAGAACACCCAGCCACCACCCCACGACCGTGCACCCCACCGACAAGCACTGGCCTGCCCTGCAAGGTTGGACGGGTGAGCTGTTCACACGATGCGAAAAACGCATCCATATCTATGTGCACCACCCAGCGACTCATGATGATGTAAACCTAACACATTGCCCACAATGCCCTCTCGGCAACCGGCCAATTCGTCCACCAACACTCAAGTCGAAGCAGCACCCACCCCACCGCATGCAATCCCCCACCACACACCCGGCCAACCAGTCACCTCGGCCACATCTGCATGCCGCTCACAAAACAACACCACAACCTGCGATTACAGACCGAATAAACAATCGCAGGTTGTGGCATATCTCAACAGTGGCAGGGACTGCCCCTACTCGTATCGCAACGCATCCAATGGATTCAGCTTTGCCGCCTTATTTGCCGGGTGATAGCCGAAGAACAACCCAATAAACAAACTAAACAGCAACGAAATCAGCACACCCCAGATCGGTGGCCCGACCAACTGACCCATCAGTTTCGCCCCGATCATGCCGATCGCGGTACCAAACAGCACCCCAATAATGCCGCCAACTAAACAAATAATCATCGACTCGATAACAAACTGCAGCCGAATATCCCGGCGCCTGGCACCGAGGGCTTTCCGGATACCGATCTCCCGGGTACGTTCCGTCACCGTCACCAACATAATGTTCATCACCCCGATACCGCCGACGAGCAGCGAAATACCAGCAATCGCCGACAACCCAGCAGAAATCGTATTCAAAACTTTGCGGAAGGTATCAAACTCTTTCCGGAAATCCGACACGGTCACCCGATAATCCGGATTACTGTCATAGCGGCTGTTGAAAAACTGTTCCAACCTCGGCCCCAGGGAAGACATGTCGACACCGGGGGCGGTACGAACCGATAATGACCGAAACGAAGTCGCATCAGGAACAATCGGATCAGCAGCCGTATATGGCACATAGAGTTGCGGCTGAGAAAAGTCCCCCAGTCCTTCGATCCAGCTCTGCTCACGGGGTGCCTCCACCCCAACGATCGTGTACGAGCTCACCGTGTTCGTGCCGGTAACCACCGCACTCACCGACGCACCAAGTGCCTCACGATCCTGGCCATGAAACAGTTCCTTCACCAGATCGCGATTGACGATCGCCACCCTGGCACCACTATCAAAATCAGCCAAATCAAAGGGCCGACCCGCCCCAACTTGCAGATCCTTCGCCGCAATATAGTCCTCCCCGATCGGAGTGAACATCGCATCGCTTTCCGGGCTGGAATCAAGTCCGGGTGTGATCGTCACCTGAACGCCCCACATCGAATAGGTAACCAGCGACACTTCCCCCGGGAACGCCGCCTTCAAGGCGCGAACATCGTCCGGGGTGAGCTGATCGCGCACCGGAACATCACCCATCATGCCAGGATATTGCGGCTCCTGCCGTTGCCCCTTGTCATCCTCCCGCTGCACCACCTGC
The Corynebacterium choanae DNA segment above includes these coding regions:
- a CDS encoding DNA polymerase IV; the protein is MSRWVVHIDMDAFFASCEQLTRPTLQGRPVLVGGVHGRGVVAGCSYEARALGAHSAQPMVQARACCGLRAVTVAPRKPVYSVLSHRIFQLLAERYGVIEQLSVDEAFIEPPALQQATVAAAAAFGDELRDCIATEVGLPASVGIGPGKQLAKIASGLAKPAGTAVIAQQDLATKVWPLPVTALWGVGPVAAQKLAAHGVATIGQFAGLRQSMAATLVGSSVGRQLWEFANGVDNRPVVPRAMAKQVSQEHTYPTDIITDPGVREAVDRAFAGAYRRLVADGRGAKTVTVKQKRADFSQSSRSQSLTYATDDRQTLRNLAHAATRPIAETGPIRLVGVSFSGLDAAVQDVFFPELDQLRSAESQVETYEAGVRGSSVQESLPGSLPAEGEMRRAVQPGLRFQPTADVFHLRYGSGWVQGIGHGVVTVRFESRTTGPGRVRSFEEDDPLLVEGDPFDCLDWDESMIAACAEQAAADARKQRLQERAELRRTHGIVAEPGADTVLVPLGDASAQQDTGTHAQR
- a CDS encoding ABC transporter permease, with product MNLGESISLAVTSLRANKMRSVLTLLGVIVGISSVIIVLTLGASLQKQLYSSIEASGANDTNVQVVQREDDKGQRQEPQYPGMMGDVPVRDQLTPDDVRALKAAFPGEVSLVTYSMWGVQVTITPGLDSSPESDAMFTPIGEDYIAAKDLQVGAGRPFDLADFDSGARVAIVNRDLVKELFHGQDREALGASVSAVVTGTNTVSSYTIVGVEAPREQSWIEGLGDFSQPQLYVPYTAADPIVPDATSFRSLSVRTAPGVDMSSLGPRLEQFFNSRYDSNPDYRVTVSDFRKEFDTFRKVLNTISAGLSAIAGISLLVGGIGVMNIMLVTVTERTREIGIRKALGARRRDIRLQFVIESMIICLVGGIIGVLFGTAIGMIGAKLMGQLVGPPIWGVLISLLFSLFIGLFFGYHPANKAAKLNPLDALRYE